DNA from Bacteroidia bacterium:
GTTCTTAAAACGCATGGAAAAATTAGAAGAGATTAGCAAAAGCCTTAAAATAGACTCTCCAACTCCGAAGGCGCAATAGGTGTAAAATTACCTTGATTCTTGAACCATGTTATTTGCCTTTTGGCATAATTGCGGGTATTCTGTTTTATTTTTTCGATACATTCTTGACGAGATAGTTTGCCGTCAAAAAAGTCGAAAAATTCTTTGTAACCAACAGTCTTCAAAGGTTCCAGTTCTTTAAATGGCATTAAGTTCCTTGCCTCCTCTTCTAATCCTTGTGCTATCATGATGTCCACCCGATTGTTGATTCTTTCATACAGAGTATTTCGTTCAATATCTATATAATAAGATACTGTATCAAAATTTCTCTTTTTAGAATGTTGTACTCTATATTCAAGATTAGATTTTCCGCTGATTTTGACTATTTCTATGGCTCTGATTAACCTTTGCGGATTATGTATTTCTGTTGTTTGATAAAAATCCGGATCAAGTTTTTGAAGAAGATTTTGCAGAGATTCGATTCCTTCTTGTTCTAATAAATTTTGTAGTTCATTTCTGATTTTAATAGAAGCATGGGGCATCTCGTCCAGTCCTTCCAACACAGCTTTGATATACAATCCGGTACCTCCGCAAAGGATGATTGTGGGGTGTTGTTGAAATAAGAGTTCAAGTAGAGCAATGGCTTCTTTCTCATACGTGCCTGCATTCAAAGGTGAATGTATCGAATGTGAAGCGATGAAATAATGTTTAGCAAGGGATAATTCTTGGGTAGAGGGTCTTGCTACACCTACATTTAACTCTTGATAAATCTGTCTGGAATCTGCGGAAACAATTGGGCAATGAAATTTTTGAGCCAGAAAAATTGCCGTAGATGTTTTACCGGAGGCGGTAGGTCCTGCTATAACAATGAGTTTGTTCAACCTTAGTCAAAAGTGGGGGTTGCTTTAGTATGAATCTTTTTCATCGTACTCATCGCCATACTCAGGTCCAAAATCATCCTCATCTTCGTCCTCTTCTTCGTCATCATCAAAATCTATCCCGTCTTCAAAATCAGGGTCTGAGATATGTCTTCCTCCTTTTTCTTTGATGAGTTGTTCTGCTATTGAGTCAAATTCTGTGTCCTCAATCAGTGGCATATCAATAATTCCGGTGTTTTGCTTAGGAGCTTTGCCTATACTTTTGTATAGAAAGGGATATGTTACGTCTTTTGCATCTTCAGCAATAATGTTTTGTAATTCAATATGGAGTGTCCACATCTGCATGAAATCATTGATATAAATAAACTTCTGATGCGGGTCGTTGATATGTTTTTTTAACAAACAATCTTGCATTAGATTTTTAGGTGTTTCAGCATCTTCAAACCCCATGTCTTCTAAGGTAATTTCTAATCCTTTTGCCCAACGATCATTGGATAAAAAGAAAGAAGCGGGTTCCATATCTTTAAATTCAATAGCGTTTAGTATTGCTGTATGAAAATCTTTAAATGTGTGATTGGGTTTCATGTCAATCCAACGGATGATTTCATCATCATCTTCAAACCATATCTTAAAACGGTAAATCATATATGTTTAAATGAGGGTGTCAAATTTATTTATTTTGAATAGTCTTGTGCAATGTTTTTGGTTTTAGACCAATTTTTATTCCTTCTGCCATCATAAAGTCAAAAGCTGCTAAATGTTCATCAGGAATTTTGCCTTCCAAAATAGCTTCTCGAATGGAGTTTTTTAATACCCCGACTTGTCTGGGGTCTGTAATTTCAAAATGCTGCAAAATGTCATTGCCGGAAATGGGTGGTTGCCAGTTTCGCAGCCTGTCTTTTTCTGCTACATCATTAATTTTCTGCTTTACCAATTCCAAGTTCGCTAAGTACTTTTTCTTTTTTACTTCATTTTTTGAGGTTATATCGGATTGACAAAGTATCAGCAAATCATCAATACTTTCACCGGCTTCAACCATTAATCTGCGTACAGCAGAGTCGGTTACAGTTTCTTTGGTAAGAGCAATGGGTCGCAAGTGCAGAAAGACTAATTGTTCCACATACTTCATTTTTTCATTGAGCGGGAGTCGTAGCCTTCTAAAAAGCGATTTTACCATTCGGGCACCTTTATCTTCGTGTCCATGAAATGTCCATCCTTCGTTTTCTACAAATTTTTTAGTTAACGGTTTTGCAATGTCATGTAAAATAGCTGCCCACCTGAGCCATAAGTTGTCAGACTGTGTAGCGACATTGTCTAATACTTCGAGGGTATGATAAAAGTTGTCTTTATGTCCTTTGCCATCCACCCATTCTACTCCTTGTAAAGCAACCATTTCAGGGAAAAAGATGTGAAGCAAACCTGTGTCAAATAAATACTTAAAACCTATGGAAGGCTTGGGAGAAAGTATGATTTTATTGAGTTCCGCAATAATTCGTTCTGAAGAAATAATTGAGAGTCTTTGGTTGTTTTTAGTAATACTTTGAAGTGTTTCATTCTCAATTGTGAAATTAAGTTGGGTTGCAAAACGAATTGCTCTCATCATCCTCAAAGGGTCATCACTAAAAGTTTTATCAGGGTCAAGTGGGGTGCGGATAATCTTTTGTTTTAAGTCTTGAATGCCATTAAATGGGTCAAATAGAGTGCCTGCATCTACATCATTCAGAGAAATGGATAGTGTGTTAATAGTAAAATCTCTTCTGTTTTGGTCGTCTTCAAGGCTGCCGTCTTCTACAATTGGTTTGCGTGAATCTCTCGAATAACTCTCTTTGCGAGCACCTACAAACTCAATTTCATATTCTGCTATCTTAACTTGTGCAGTACCAAAATTCTTGAAATAAGAAACGTTTGCATCTTCGTTCAAGTTTTCGGCAAAATGTTTGGCAAAGTCAATACCACTGCCCAATACAACCACATCAATGTCTTTACATTCTCTTTTGAGTAATAAATCGCGGACAAAGCCACCAATCAACCAAGCCGGCTGCTTGATCTGTTTGCTTGTAGCTCTTAATTTTTCAAAGATATGTCCGGTTAATTCAATTTGCATTTATGAGGGGTGCGAAGTTACAGTTGATAAGTCAATAAATACATAGCCTTTTCAGTGTGTTTTTATTGTAAAATACTGCGATATTCTTTGGAGAGAGGCTCGCGACCTAAATACATTTGACCAAAGAGCAACTGCCCTTCATCATTTAATCTGAAACCATCATAAAAGAATCTGCTGTCGGAGGGGAAGTTTTTATATAAATCGACCCATGTAATTTTGTTTGGAAGATTTCCTTTGATTTCAAGGAGCATGCTGTAATAGATCTCGGCATACCAATATGTTGGTACTTGTTCTGAAACCACAATTTGATCGAGAGGCATTTTACTATATCGGTCATTTCTATATGTACTCCAGAGCATAGGAGCAGGAATAATGATTAATTTGACTCCTTCTTTGTTGCAGAATGTATGAAGAGATTTAATGTTTCGCGCAATTAAACGTGCTTCTGCCTTTAACTCTTTTAAAACCTTCTTGTCTGTTAGGGGGAATGAATCCTTATAGCCCTGTACAGTGCGAAATGGATTGAATAAATATACGCTGTCTTCTATGTTGCGATTATCTATAGCCTTTATAGATTTCAAAATCTCTATCTCATTTGAATTCAAAAGTTTGCCTTGTCCATCTGACTCAAACTTGTAATTCGGAAGTGCAATTAAATCATGCAGTATCCCCGCATCTATCTGTAATACGAGTGTGTTTGGAGTGTGATGTGAAAGATATTTTTTGAGAGAAGTAATGTTGTGTAAGAATTTTTGATTGGTTGAAATATCAACAAACTGAATTGATGTGTTTTGCGGATTTGATTTTAATACATGGTGCAACCATAAACAGCTATGTAGGCTATCTTTGGTAGAAGTGCTGAGATAAAAAATAGTCCGTTTTTTCTGAGAATGTTTCGGCTCGATTTTCAAAATATTGTCAGGTGTTGCATCCCACGCTGCGGTTTCTTTATGATGAAAAGTTAAAAAAGGGTTGTATAATTTGAGGCTAAATTCAATTACTACAATACATCCCAACAAGGCTCCCAACAATATAAACAATCTCCTTCCCAAGCAATAAATATTTAGCGCAAAGATATTTTTTGTTAAAATGAATTCAAATAGTATTTTCGCAGCCCTGTTCACAAGAATATGCCCGGGTGGCGGAATTGGTAGACGCGCTGGTCTCAAACACCAGTGAGGTAACACTCATACCGGTTCGACCCCGGTCCCGGGCACTCTTCTTCTCTTGTCTGATTTTCTAAACAGGTCTTTATAACTATTCTACTGTAATACCGCCTTTTGTATTCTTACAAAAAATCGAATAACTACTTTCGTAGGCTAAAATTTGAATATATGAAGTTTGCTAAATTATCCGGTGTTGTAGTTTTACTTGCTTTGATGGTAGCAGGGTGTGTTTCAGAAAGGAAATACTCCGAATTAAAAGCCCAATATGACGAGTGTGTTCAAAAACGTGACAAGTATGAAAGCAGTTTCAAAAAAGCGGAAGCACAACTGATTGTTGAAAAGGAAACGGTTGAGCGTATGCAAAAAGAAATCGCTTCTTTAAGAATTGATTCTGCCGAATGTTATATGGCTTTAGAAAGAACTAAAAAGCTTTACAATGATTTGCAAGACCTTCAGCAAAGAATTATTGCAAATTCTCGTGATGAGCAAGATAGAACAAAAAGAGATTTGCAAGAAACCTCCGAATTGCTCAGACTCAAAGAAAAAGATTTGATGGATAAAGAGGAGCAATTGCGCCAAACAGAGTTAAGAATTAGGGCATTGGAAGCGGATTTGGCAAAACGTGAAGCGAGAGTAATTGAGTTAGAAAGAATTTTAAGGTCTAAAGATTCAACTGTGCAAGTCCTCAAAGATAAAATGCAAAAGGCATTATTTGATTTTCAAAACAACGGACTCACTGTGGAAGTGAAAAATGGAAAAGTATATGTCTCAATGCAAGAAAAGTTATTGTTCAAATCCGGTAGTATTGAAGTTGATCCGCAAGGAAAGAAAGCGTTGCTTGAATTAGCAAAAGCCTTGTTGGAACAGCCGGATGTAACAATTATGGTAGAAGGACATACAGACGATGTGCCTGTTATTAAAGGCAGTTCGATTAAAGATAATTGGGACTTGAGTGTACTTAGAGCTACTTCGATTGTCAGAATTTTGACAGATGAAGGCCATATTGAACCAACACGCATCATAGCATCAGGAAGAGGCGAGTTTGTTCCATTAAATCCGGCAAAAACACCAGAAGCGCGTACAATGAATAGAAGAACTGAAATCATTCTTACTCCTAAATTGGACGAATTGATTAAAATTTTGTCAAACTAAATTTGACGTGCAGATTGCCTTATATGTCATAGGTAAAACTAATCTTCAAGGTGTTCAACCGCTGATTGATGAATATTCGAAACGCGTAAATAGATTTGTGAAATTTGAGATGCTTGTTCTTGCAGATATCAAGAATGCAGGAAGTCAGACTGTAGATATATTGGTAGATAAAGAGGGTGTTTCTTTTCTTTCCAATATTAAAAGAGACGACTTTGTTGTGATTTTAGATGAAAGAGGAACGCAACTTTCATCAATCGCATTTGCGGATAAATTGCAGGATATGATGAGTACGGCAAGAGGGAGGATTGTGTTTCTGATTGGCGGAGCGTATGGATTTTCTCAAGATGTTATTAATCGTTCCAATTATTCATTGTCGCTTTCTAAGATGACCTTTAATCACCAAATGGTTAGAGCAATTTTTATAGAGCAGTTGTATAGAAGTATTGCCATCTTAAAAGGATTGCCATACCATCATGAGTAAATAGGAGTTTACTTTTTTCTGACTATCTCAAAACTTTTGAAAGAATTTGCAACCTGAATAGATTTGACATACACATCAGATACTTTGCTCCAGATATTTCCTTCCTTACATTTTTCAATAAAAACGTCCAGGTTCCTTTGAGTTCCACATGCAACAATCAAGACAGAGCCGTCTGCTTGATTTTTCACCCAACCTTTGATGTCTAATTTTACTGCAAGTTCCTTGGTAAATTTGCGGTAATAAACACCTTGTACCGAACCCGTTACGGTTAATTCAATGCATATGTCAGGAATAGATTCAAGTGTTTTATTTCGTAGTCTCATGTGTCAATAGGGATACACAAAATTAAACGAAGAATAATGATGTTGTGTGCTTTTTGACGAGAAAAGTATTCGAGCAGATGAAAGACCAAAATCAGATTAAAAGAATTTTAAAATTAGTTTGGGATTGAAAAAATACTTCCTATATTTGCACCCTCAAAACAAGGGACATGTACGCAATCGTAGAAATAGCAGGTCAACAGTTTAAAGTAGAGAAGGATCAATCTTTATTTGTACACAGATTAGAGAATGAAGCCGGTTCAAGTGTTGATTTTGATAAAGTTTTGTTAGTTGACAACGAAGGAAAGATATCTGTTGGTTCTCCAACTGTAAAAGGAGCATCAGTTAAAGCTTCAATTTTAGAACATGTACAAGGGGATAAAGTTCTTGTATTTAAAAAGAAGCGTAGAAAAGGATACAAAAAATTAAATGGACACAGACAACAATTGTCCAAGATTAAAGTTGAAGCAATTACAATCTAAGAAGTAAAGTAAAATGGCACATAAGAAAGGAGCAGGTAGTTCGGATAATGGAAGAGAGTCGCATAGTAAACGACTTGGCGTAAAATTGTACGGTGGTCAAATTGCTAAAGCCGGCAACATTATCGTTCGTCAGAGAGGTACAGTTCATCATCCAGGTGAAAATGTTGGTATGGGTAAGGACCATACACTTTTTGCATTGATTGATGGTACTGTAACTTTCAAAAAGAAAAAGAATAACAGAAGTTTTGTTTCTGTTGTTCAAAATTAAATTGAAGTTTTCATAGTTTAAAGTTAATGGTTTGGAATTGCCCCGATTACTCGGGGCTTTTTCATTTATAGGGAGTTAGCAATTAGTGTATAAACATTCACATTTACTTGTGTTTTAGTTCTATTTTTGATGCCCAAGATGAAAGTAATCGAGACTGGGCTGGAAGGCTTATTGCTTATTGAACCTAAGGTGTTAGAAGATGCAAGAGGCTATTTCTTTGAAAGCTATAATAGAGAAGTTTTTGTAAAAAATGGTATTGATGATGTCTTTGTTCAAGACAACCAGTCAATGAGCATGAAAGGCGCTATTAGAGGATTGCATTTTCAGAAAAATCCTCATCCTCAAGCAAAACTCGTTAGGGTGGTGCAGGGACGAGTTTTAGATGTAGTGGTGGATATCAGAACAAATTCGCCAACTTTTGCTAAAGTATATTCTGCAGAATTAAGTGAGTCAAATAAGTTGATGATGTATATACCTGTTGGATTTGCGCATGGGTTTGCAACATTGGAAGATTATACTGTTTTTCAGTATAAATGTTCGGACTTGTACTTTCCTGAAACTGAAGGCGGTATTTTTTGGAATGATGCAGACCTTAATATTCAATGGGGTGTGCAGCATCCGATTATTTCTGATAAAGATGCTCGGCTGCCACTTTTTAAAGATTTTCGCTCTCCATTTTAAATTTGCTTTAAAAATTGGATTGTATTAACACCGTCTGCATAATCCCATAACTCAGGGTGTTGAGTTGCTCCAAAACTGACTGTATTCATTTGTAAATCCTTATTGTTTGCTACAACACACTGAATATTCTCTCTTTCGGAATTTAATCCGGACAATAAGGTTGATATGTCTTTATAATAACTATATCCCAACATTGCCACAGGTGTTTGCAATTGATCACGCTCAACCATAATCAGACATCCGGTATCAATATGTTTATCCAAGTTCATCAACAAAATTGCTTTATGGTAAGTGTAGTTGTTTGCGTATTTGTGATGATTAATTAGGTCTAAATATGGTGTCCAATATTTTATTATGTTTTCTAAGTCAAATTTTTCGGGTAGAAACAAATGTGTAACGTTTCTACAACCCATCCCAAAATAACTGAAAACATCTTTCCCTAATGCCTTGATTTCTTCATCTGTTGTGCTGTCGTCAATGATTGCAACAGATGTGCGGTTCTTTCTGATTAGATTTGGCTTGTTTTTGAAATAATATTCAAAGTAACGGGCGCTGTTGTTACTTCCGGTCCCAATGTATGCATCTACACCCTTTACGAATCCTTCACTAAGCATGATTTTGTGCTTGAGTTCGGGGATGGAGTCTGTTAATTGTGATACAACCCATTTAATGAGTACCGAATCTTGTGAAGATGGCTTTATGATTACTGAATGACCTACAATTAAGCAACATAAGATGTCGTGTAGTCCAACCAATGGCAAGTTCCCTGCTAAGATTACCCCCACTTTTTTATTACTAACTTCAATGTTTTCTCTAATTCCTTCTCTATCAATCCATGCTTCAATACTTACAGTGGTGAGTGAGTTAGCCCATGATTCAAAAGCTAATTTGCAGTTTGATTGTGTGAACCAAGGATTTTCTATTTCTGCCTTTTGAAATAATTCAATGTTATCTGTATTTTGAGCAAATATGGATTGAAGCGTTTTTAGTAGCTGAATGGATTGAAGAGCCATGCTGCAAAGGTATGCTTTAGTCTTTTATATGATTAGCCGGAACATGCTGTAAAGTAATTTTCTAAAATATAAATCCTATTTTTGACCCCATGTCAAACAAGCGCGGATTTTTAATACTGTTAACGATATTTTTCTTTTATACACATTATTCCTATGGGCAAAAGGGTTTTAGAGCAGGTTTAGCATTGACACCAAACCTTTCAAAAGCCAATCTCTTAGATCCATTGCCTGAAGATTTTAATAGGAAAAATGCACCAGGTGTTGTAGGAGGGTTAATGATACAGTATGGTTTAAATTCAGGTATTGCGTTTCATTCAGGCTTTTTGTTGTCATCTAAAAGTTATACTATTATCAATTATGATAACAATATTAATGGTACGATTAGAGGCAATGTGGGGGGATTCGAAGTTCCATTGGGTTTTTATTTGCGTCAACCTATGAATAAGCAATCATTTATGCGAGAATTGGTTGGGGTGAGTGCATTTTATAACAGCAATAAAGATAATATTTCTTTTTATCGCTCAACCCCCGAAAATCCTTTTGCTTTAGAAGTGATTATCAATAAAAGAATTTCATATAGTCTTAATATTGGCGTGGAGTTTATGAGAGAGTTTGAGAGTGGTCATGCGTTTACGGTTGGGGTGCTTTATAAAAGAGGTATGGGAAATCCAATGACTTTAAACGTAATCAATGA
Protein-coding regions in this window:
- the miaA gene encoding tRNA (adenosine(37)-N6)-dimethylallyltransferase MiaA, whose protein sequence is MNKLIVIAGPTASGKTSTAIFLAQKFHCPIVSADSRQIYQELNVGVARPSTQELSLAKHYFIASHSIHSPLNAGTYEKEAIALLELLFQQHPTIILCGGTGLYIKAVLEGLDEMPHASIKIRNELQNLLEQEGIESLQNLLQKLDPDFYQTTEIHNPQRLIRAIEIVKISGKSNLEYRVQHSKKRNFDTVSYYIDIERNTLYERINNRVDIMIAQGLEEEARNLMPFKELEPLKTVGYKEFFDFFDGKLSRQECIEKIKQNTRNYAKRQITWFKNQGNFTPIAPSELESLF
- a CDS encoding plasmid pRiA4b ORF-3 family protein, encoding MIYRFKIWFEDDDEIIRWIDMKPNHTFKDFHTAILNAIEFKDMEPASFFLSNDRWAKGLEITLEDMGFEDAETPKNLMQDCLLKKHINDPHQKFIYINDFMQMWTLHIELQNIIAEDAKDVTYPFLYKSIGKAPKQNTGIIDMPLIEDTEFDSIAEQLIKEKGGRHISDPDFEDGIDFDDDEEEDEDEDDFGPEYGDEYDEKDSY
- a CDS encoding CCA tRNA nucleotidyltransferase; the encoded protein is MQIELTGHIFEKLRATSKQIKQPAWLIGGFVRDLLLKRECKDIDVVVLGSGIDFAKHFAENLNEDANVSYFKNFGTAQVKIAEYEIEFVGARKESYSRDSRKPIVEDGSLEDDQNRRDFTINTLSISLNDVDAGTLFDPFNGIQDLKQKIIRTPLDPDKTFSDDPLRMMRAIRFATQLNFTIENETLQSITKNNQRLSIISSERIIAELNKIILSPKPSIGFKYLFDTGLLHIFFPEMVALQGVEWVDGKGHKDNFYHTLEVLDNVATQSDNLWLRWAAILHDIAKPLTKKFVENEGWTFHGHEDKGARMVKSLFRRLRLPLNEKMKYVEQLVFLHLRPIALTKETVTDSAVRRLMVEAGESIDDLLILCQSDITSKNEVKKKKYLANLELVKQKINDVAEKDRLRNWQPPISGNDILQHFEITDPRQVGVLKNSIREAILEGKIPDEHLAAFDFMMAEGIKIGLKPKTLHKTIQNK
- a CDS encoding OmpA family protein, with translation MKFAKLSGVVVLLALMVAGCVSERKYSELKAQYDECVQKRDKYESSFKKAEAQLIVEKETVERMQKEIASLRIDSAECYMALERTKKLYNDLQDLQQRIIANSRDEQDRTKRDLQETSELLRLKEKDLMDKEEQLRQTELRIRALEADLAKREARVIELERILRSKDSTVQVLKDKMQKALFDFQNNGLTVEVKNGKVYVSMQEKLLFKSGSIEVDPQGKKALLELAKALLEQPDVTIMVEGHTDDVPVIKGSSIKDNWDLSVLRATSIVRILTDEGHIEPTRIIASGRGEFVPLNPAKTPEARTMNRRTEIILTPKLDELIKILSN
- a CDS encoding 23S rRNA (pseudouridine(1915)-N(3))-methyltransferase RlmH — its product is MQIALYVIGKTNLQGVQPLIDEYSKRVNRFVKFEMLVLADIKNAGSQTVDILVDKEGVSFLSNIKRDDFVVILDERGTQLSSIAFADKLQDMMSTARGRIVFLIGGAYGFSQDVINRSNYSLSLSKMTFNHQMVRAIFIEQLYRSIAILKGLPYHHE
- a CDS encoding acylphosphatase, coding for MRLRNKTLESIPDICIELTVTGSVQGVYYRKFTKELAVKLDIKGWVKNQADGSVLIVACGTQRNLDVFIEKCKEGNIWSKVSDVYVKSIQVANSFKSFEIVRKK
- the rplU gene encoding 50S ribosomal protein L21 is translated as MYAIVEIAGQQFKVEKDQSLFVHRLENEAGSSVDFDKVLLVDNEGKISVGSPTVKGASVKASILEHVQGDKVLVFKKKRRKGYKKLNGHRQQLSKIKVEAITI
- the rpmA gene encoding 50S ribosomal protein L27; this translates as MAHKKGAGSSDNGRESHSKRLGVKLYGGQIAKAGNIIVRQRGTVHHPGENVGMGKDHTLFALIDGTVTFKKKKNNRSFVSVVQN
- the rfbC gene encoding dTDP-4-dehydrorhamnose 3,5-epimerase, producing the protein MKVIETGLEGLLLIEPKVLEDARGYFFESYNREVFVKNGIDDVFVQDNQSMSMKGAIRGLHFQKNPHPQAKLVRVVQGRVLDVVVDIRTNSPTFAKVYSAELSESNKLMMYIPVGFAHGFATLEDYTVFQYKCSDLYFPETEGGIFWNDADLNIQWGVQHPIISDKDARLPLFKDFRSPF
- a CDS encoding acyl-CoA reductase → MALQSIQLLKTLQSIFAQNTDNIELFQKAEIENPWFTQSNCKLAFESWANSLTTVSIEAWIDREGIRENIEVSNKKVGVILAGNLPLVGLHDILCCLIVGHSVIIKPSSQDSVLIKWVVSQLTDSIPELKHKIMLSEGFVKGVDAYIGTGSNNSARYFEYYFKNKPNLIRKNRTSVAIIDDSTTDEEIKALGKDVFSYFGMGCRNVTHLFLPEKFDLENIIKYWTPYLDLINHHKYANNYTYHKAILLMNLDKHIDTGCLIMVERDQLQTPVAMLGYSYYKDISTLLSGLNSERENIQCVVANNKDLQMNTVSFGATQHPELWDYADGVNTIQFLKQI